Genomic segment of Chiroxiphia lanceolata isolate bChiLan1 chromosome 18, bChiLan1.pri, whole genome shotgun sequence:
gcggtCACgtgggcgggcgggcggggcggccaTGGCGGCGCACCTGAGCTCGGGCAGGGTGAACCTGACGGCGCTGAGGGAGGCGGGGCGGCGCGAGCTCCGCGAGTTCCTCGACAAGTGTGCGGGCTCCAAGGTGGGAGCGCGGGGACCGGGAGGGGAGCGGGACCGAAGGTGGGAGCGCGGGGTCCAAGGTGGGAGCGCGGGGTCCAAGGTGGGAGCGCGGGGTCCAAGGTGGGAGCGCGGGGTCCAAGGTGGGAGCGCGGGGCCGGGATGGGGATGGGTCGCGGACCCCGCTGTCCCCTGCTGACCTCGCTGTCCCCTCTCCAGGCCATCGTGTGGGACGAGTACCTGACCGGGCCCTTCGGGCTGATCGCGCAGTACTCGCTGCTCAAGGTAAGCGCCGGGCGGGTCAGGGGAGGCTCCCAACCCTGCCCCGGCCGCGCCGCTCTCGGGTGACGCCTGTGCCCCCGCACAGGAGCATGAGGTGGAGAAGATGTTCACGCTCAAGCCGGGCCGGCTGCCCCCGGCCGACGTCAAGAACATCATCTTCTTCGTCAGGCCCAAGCTGGAGCTGATGGACATCATCACCGACAACGTGCTCAGGTACCGCGGGCAGGGGAGGGCGGCCAGGGGACGGGTGTGGTCTGAACCACCGGCTGGCTTGTTATACCTGGGCAGGGAACGAGGAACCACGTGCAGACACcaaactgcagcacagccactCGGGGGGCTTGagtggggagagagaggggctTCTCTTTGGCTGCCATGCAGAGGATCTGTTCCTCCTTATGAGGATATATGTTCCTTTTAATTAGCTGGAATGAGTCATGCTTGGATTGATGCTCCTTTTGGGAACTGCAGGACAACCAAGTCCCCTTGCCCTGGTGCCAGACCTGTGCCTGCACTCGGCTGGGTTGTGCATCCTGGGCACTGTAACATGCGAAGCTGGGAGTTGGCAATAATAACCCAGTGCAGTGCTCCTGCTGTGGCTCTTCCAGGGAGGATAGAGGCCGCTCTCCCCAGAGGGATTTCCACATCCTGTTCGTGCCACGCCGCAGTCTCCTGTGCGAGCAGTGGCTGAAGGAGCAGGGTGTGCTGGGCTCCTTCATCCACCGCGAGCAGTACAGCCTGGACCTCATCCCCTTCGATGGGGACCTGCTCTCCATGGAGTCCGAGAGCGCCTTCAAGGTGAGTGCTTTGAGGGAAAACCCTCTGTGGTTTTGGGTTGGCCGTTGGTGTCGGTGCAGCAGCTCTCAGAGGGTTTGTGGGGGGACctgcacagcagggaaagaCCTTGCAGAGCAAATGTGACTTGTTCCTGAGGCCTGAACTGAGCCTGAACTTCCCTGTGTGTTTGCACACTAAACGCTGAAGGAACAGTCACTACAAGGAGCTGCACCCAGTCCCTCCAGCTTTACCTGCTGCTGTTGTTATCACAGATGGGGCATTCCTGACTTGGAGCATTCAGTTGTCAGGAGGAGCCAGCACGGTTTGTGTCGCTGCGCAGTCAGGAATTCATCCTGCACTGAGCTGCACTGAGCACTAACAGCTGGCACATCCCAGCTGTGTGTCCTGTGTTCCCAGAGTGCTGCATCTGGGGACAGGATGGTTTGGGAGTTTCTTTGGCCCTCTCTGCCATATGAAGTGTAGCCCAGAGGACATGTCCGGGCTTGCAGCTACCATGAGGTGTTGGGTGCTCAGATTGGCCTAATTAGCAGGAGAGGCTCCTTGCAGTCACTTTCTGGCTCTCTTGCTCCATCAAACTGGATTTGTGTGTGGAGTTCAGAAATACTGTAGTGTCTGGTCTGGTCAAATGATTTGCTATAGCAATGGCACAAATAATAAGGTCCAACAGCCACAGTTTTTTCCCAGCCTGTGTCTTGTCTGAACTGTTCATATGAACCTCACACTGCTGTGGAAGCAGCTGTGTTGGATCAACACCTCTTATCAGAATCCTTCTTGTTCTTTAGGAATGTTACCTGGAGAGTGACCAGACCAGTCTGTACCATGCAGCAAAGGGGCTGATGACACTGCAGGCTCTCTACGGAACCATCCCGCAGATTTTTGGGAAGGGCGACTGTGCTCGGGTGAGGATGAAAAAATGCATCTTGTTCTTTGGAACTGCCTTAAGGGTTGTTTGATTAAATGCACTTCTGGGTGTTTTTTAATCCAGCCACGACACTCACttgtccttttccttctctctgatCAACCTGTGGTTTAATTGGTACCTTTTGTGGTGAGAGAACAGCTTGAGGTGAAGGCAGTGCTGTGGCCAGTTGCTATCTTGCTAagttgcagagagcagcagagaaggactttgttttctttgtgtcatCCTGCCCTGTCCATCAGCCAGTCTGTACCTCTGGCCATTCTCTTCCTTTTaacccagggctgtgcccacgCTTGCACGAGCGTGTGCTTGGGCTCAGCTCAAATCCATCTGCCGTGGCCTGGACTGTAACCAGCCTGATGTGATTTCCTTTCAGCACGTGGCCAACATGATGATCAGGATGAAGCGTGAGTTCCCTGGGAGCCAGAACTCCATATTTCCCGTCTTTGATACCCTCTTGTTGCTGGACCGCAACGTCGACCTGCTGACGCCGCTGGCCACGCAGCTGACGTACGAGGGGCTGATAGATGAGATCTATGGCATCCAGAACAGTGAGTTTTGTGGGGAAGGGGGGTTTCCCGTGTCCTAGGGGAGGTTTCCCATGTGCTGGAGCCGGTTGCAGTGTGTCACAGTGGTTTCTGCTTCACTAAATGGCTGTGGGgttggagcagctcagctgaagtGAGTGCAGGTTGGTTCAGTCCCAAGCTGGAGCCCATCAAGATCCACTCTGGCTCTTTTTGCCTGGGAGGGGGAGCTGAACAGTGTGTGGTTATTGAATGGGCATATTTTGGATGCTGGCTGGGTGCAGCCACAGAACACATGGTGTACAAGTAGAAATAGTGTGTGCCTTCaccctccagcctggctggatCATGTGTCAcactgaggggacagggacaggttTTGGGGCCCATTCAGAGGGTACTCCTTCTCTTCAGGAGGTAGTCAGAAAACTCCAGAGAGGCCTTTATGGGCTCTTAATTTCTACTGCTGGACTGGACTGGCTGCAGGGCTCATCCAAGCCTCTCTGAAAGCAGCTGGCACTTGGGTTCTGATCACGTGTGTTTGTGTAGGTCCCTGGGTGAGTGCAGGGAGACTCCTTAATTAACACCTAAGCACTGAGGGGTCTGGGTGTTTATAtttgctctgctgctcagagctgttTCCAGCCCAGGGGGCATGTTCCCACAGCCTGCTAATCATTACTTCTGGTGGTGAAGTTCCAGTCCTTTAAGGGTAATTTCTCTGCATTTGGTAGCTTATGTGAAACTCCCTCCTGAGAAGTTTGCCCCGAAGAAGCAGGGTGAGGGTGGGAAGGATCTCCCCACGGAACCcaagaagctgcagctgaactctgcagaggagctgtACGCCGAGATCCGCGACAAGAACTTCAATGCCGTGGGGTCAGTGCTCAGCAAGAAAGCCAAGATCATCTCAGCAGCCTTTGAGGTGAGGCCTGGATCCAACGGTGCATCCCTTGGGTGTACTTGTCATCAGCTAAGTCACAGTCTGCCCTCAGCAGGGCAGTGACTGGCAGCTtgagctgctgccacagagTAATGCCccaggcagagaaaaaacagatagTCTTGAGAAGCCACTCCGGACTgttcccctgccctggggtgaGATCAGCTCCACTCAGACTGGGAGATGTTGGTCGAATCTCCTTTGAAGAATCCTGTAGTAATGTGgatcctcctcttctccccacACGTCTGTTCTGGggctttccttttcctcagagCTTCTGCCTTGTGAGTCCATAGTTTCCACAACAGGAATTGCATCCCTTGGTCTGCAGGACAGTCAGgtgctgcttccctctgcaAGAGGCCAAAGTTCAGTTTTACTGTGCTGTTCAGTTCCACTTTGCTGCTCTTGTTACCTGTTCACTGAAAAGTCCTTTTCCCTTTGTATTTGCTGAGAATGCAGAGAAAAGGCTTTAAGCAATAAAACTCCAGAACAGCTTATTATGGCTGGCATGAAAAACAATAGGAATGTGGAAAAGACAGTTGCCTTGCAGAAGTTTTAACCTGTAATATCATGCTCATGTGTCACCATAGACAGAGCTGGAAAGTTGTGGGGGGcatgtttgtggttttgtttgaaaacatcCTGTTGATGATTCATAAAGAAACTGAGATCTCGGCTTTCAGACTTCATGGGGATTCTCAAGAGAACTCATTATACTCTTTGATTGTATGTCCTTTATGTTTTTTTAGTCCCTTCACCTCTGCCACATCAAAGATGAGGTAGCTGTACCTTAACTGAAATACTGAGTGCTCAGCCTCCTCTCCTAGTATATGTTGCTTCCGCAGTACCAGTGCTGGAGTAGCTAAAGCTGGACTATTCCTACtggctgttaaaaaaaagagaattttaacaAATTGTCAGTGGTAATAGGTGATAATGAAACAGCAGCATATTGGCAGCAGAGGACTTCTTAGATTGCAGGCTCCATCATTATCACTGTCCTGCCTGCACTTGCCCGTTTAAATCCTTCACATCCGAGTCaaattagtattatttttattccaagtTGCAGCAAGAGGCAAGTGACCCAAATGCAGTGCAGACCTCTGGACTGCTCTGAGAACTGAACTCTGCAGCGGTTTCAGCACATCCTGGCTCAGAGCCTGGGACACTGCTGCAGCCAGGTACAGGGAATGGCAGAGCCTGCCaacccagctcccagcaccttTCACTCCCGCTCCCAGGAGAAATATCCCCCCAGCTCTGACAGCATTGGCCTAGAGCTCCAGGTTTCCTGGCAGCCAGCAAAGTAATTCCTCTTTGTGtgaaaaaggcagttttccCTGGTAGGGAAATGGAGGAGAGCAGGTAGTGATGGCTGGAGTCAGACAAAGGTGGATTAAGGTTGGATAAAGTGTAATGGAAGACAAGCAATCTGACGATCCTGTTGTATTATGTCCTGCCTCTTCCACTGATCCAGATGCTGTTGCAGGTAGTGCTGTGACTTCAGTGAAAGCATTTAAAGTCTTTTATCTGAAAGGTCACATATCTCTAACTCGTGCAGGTGCAGTGAGTACAGTAAAATAGCTTTCCATGATCAAATGACCTAATCAGTGTTCCTGACGTGCACAAGGCCTAACCTCAGCAATGGGTTTCTCCAGGAGAGGCACCACGCGAAGACGGTGGGGGAGATCAAGCAGTTTGTGTCCCAGCTGCCCCACATGCAGGCGGCCAGGAGCTCGCTGGCCAACCACACCTCCATCGCAGAGCTCATCAAGGACATCACCAGTGAGTATGTGCTCAGCACCCCCTTGGGCTGCTTTAAATACAGCCAGAGGACAGATGACTTGATGGACATTGCTCAACCTGGCAAAAACTGGCTTTGCTCCATCCAGTGCATCTCTGCTGAAAGGTTAAAAGTAGAAAATTAGCTGTCTGTTGCTGCTGTGttgattttcattcttttcccgAAGCATCTGAAGATTTCTTCGATAATTTAACAGTGGAGCAAGAGTTCATGTCTGGAATAGACACAGACAAGGTAAGCAGATAATGACAATTAGTGACTCTTATGTCTtcaaaaatggtttttttccatttgggtttttttgagagaggAAATATCTGATGTAGATGATGTCTGGTGATTTGCCTCGCTGAAATAGCTGTCCCTGCCAGGATGCAGCTGTACCCGGGGGGTCTGACCTGGGCAGGGCCACTGTGTGCTGTGAGGGATCGGTGGAACGTTGAAGATGGTTCATTAGAATTTTTTAGTGCATCAGGTGAGGTCTGGCTGCTGACTGTGGAACTGCCATCCTTCAGGGAGAGCCCAGGTGGAACCTGGGTCACTGTTTTGCAGATGGTTCTGAGCTGTCTGGAGAGCAGTTGGACCCTCTTTCTTGCTGTTTTGGAGACACTGAGCAAACTATATCTTTCTTTCTAGGTCTTCTGGGCACTTTAACAGTTCTTTAAATAAcagtttatgtattttatttaataggTTAACAATTACATTGAAGACTGCATAGCTCAAAAACATCCATTAATCAAGATCTTACGTCTTGTTTGCTTGCAATCCATGTGCAACAGTGGACTGAAGCAGAAGGTTCTGGACCATTACAAGAGAGAGATTCTCCAGGTTGGGCTCTAACTTCTGGATCAATAAAGTCCTGAGAAAATCCATATCAAATCCTCAGCTCTACAACACTTGCATTCTAGGCAGACACATCTTAAACCAGGGTAGTGTTGAGTTCCAGCGTGCACAGAGGGAACAGAGAGAGTCAGTCTGGGCTGACAGCAGTGCCTGGGggggtgtttgtgtgtgttacAACACGTAGATACAGTGGTTTATATCACTGCTCTTTGTACTGTTATGTTTTAAACACTCTAAATAGGATACACTCTAGAGAGATCTTAACTAAAAAACTCTTTtaaacaaacactttttttaaattaatatctttgccttttttttttaacactctGGTCATGGGTTACTGACAGGGTATTAAAGTTGATTTCTTCATATTGCAGACTTATGGCTATGAACATATATTGACTTTAAACAACCTGGAAAAAGCTGGACTGCTGAAACCTCAGACAAGTGGCAGGAATAACTACCCCACGATCAGGAAAACCCTGCGCCTGTGGATGGATGATGTTAATGAACAGGTAACCAGGCACTGGTAACTGGTGAACAGGTAAAACCAGCCACGAGCACTGCATACAACCACACAACTATGTGCAGCAGgaacacccttttttttttcatgtaatttatttctgtggtgcTGTTTTGCAGCGTGAGGGGGCTCTGACCTGCTGCTCCCCCCGTGCTCTCTCCCACAGAACCCCAACGACATCTCGTACGTGTACAGCGGCTACGCCCCGCTGAGCGTGcgcctggcacagctcctggccCGCCCGGGCTGGAGGAGCATCGAGGAGGTGCTGAAGATGCTGCCAGGGCCCCATTTTGAGGAGAGGCAGCAGTTACCCACTGGCCTTCAGAAAAAGCGTAagttttgccttgttttcccttgttttaAAGAGAAGTGCATCTCTCTTAGGCTGGAATGAGGCAAACTGAAATCAGGGGCTGGCAGAGTCCAggcctccctgtccctctgcagtATTAGATCTAACTAACCATCCTGTGACAAATTGTTTTAACTTCCCATCAGAGTACTAAAATAAACTCCAATCTGTGATTTTAGTGTGTAAAATTACTTTACAAAGAATGTCAGCTTCACCTACCCAGCATTAAAACTGGTCAGGCAGAAGCACATCTATAAAGAGACTCCAGGGCGGGAGCAGGGTCTGGATTCACCCAATAAATTTTCCCCCTAATTCAGCTGCTCTCTGTAGTTTAGTTTTAGATCAGACAGTTGATGCACAGGAGATGTAAAACTCAAACTAAGCCAacctgcccctttccctggcTCCCCAGGTCAGCACGGGGAGAACAGGGTCACTCTGGTGTTCTTCCTGGGAGGGGTGACGTACGCCGAGATCGCTGCGCTGAGGTTCCTGTCCCAGATGGAAGATGGAGGCACAGAGTACGTCATTGCCACCACAAAGCTCATCAATGGAACAACCTGGATCAAATCCTTGATGGAAAAACTGGAGCCTGCCCCTTTCTAGGGGGTGTGGTGAGAGACAGTAAAGCGAGAGGCCCTGTGTGACACAGGCACATCtggtcctggctctgctgcttgAACACTGGAGAAACACGGCACTGAAAGGAGCTCTCCTGAGACCAGCTCATGATCCAGTGACCCTCATCCCTTCTGCACTTGTGTTCCAGCCATTTGTGGAACTTCCTATTAAACAAGCAGTGCTGGAAGGCACTAAGGATGGAATAAACCATGGGAGAGAATGAGAAATCCCTGCTCGTGGTCTGACCTGGCAACCAAGCATGGGGGGACTGGGGATGTGCCCTGGTCCTTCTCTTTGGcaaattgctgcttttttttctttcagtttagtTTTAGTGGGAGATGGAGGCAGAATGTTTTCTGTTCCTGATTTCGTACCACTATtcccagtctctctctctctctctctctctctggtgctTGGTACATTCCATGGATGCACTGGATGTGTTTGTCAGAGTTATGTGCCTTCACTTTATTCTTGAAGGGATCATTGTGAGGTGGCTTGTTTGTCCCAGGTACTCCCACCTGACTGTGGAAAGCTACTCCAGAGTATGAATTACATCAGTGTGTCAGGAGCTGATGGTTGAAGACACACAGACACTCCCCAGGTGGGACTTGGGCCAAAACCAGCAACAACAGGGACCCAGTAAACAGCAGGTTTAAAACAGACACTTTTTTCACCCCCCTGCTGAGGTTATAAACGGTGGTAACTCCCTGTCACAAGGTGTTGTAGAGCTCAAACttataaaatggaattttccaCGGGCTTGGTGGCTGGGCCCTGGGTGTTGCTGAGCCAGTGTGTAGAAGAGGCAGCTTCCAGaggctgggaaggcagagcaggggtggTGTTGGTGCCTGGGGGGCACAGTCACTGTACCCACAGGCTTTAACAGCCCCCACTAGGGACTCCTAAATAGTTAAAGACaactaaaaagaaacaaaccacaaaTCACTTTCCTACCAAACGTTTCTGCTTTTAGTTATCCTGCATAATGTGGCCCAGTAAACACCTTCATTTTTCCAAGTTGTCACAGTTGTGACTGTGAGTTTGggcatgttttattttctgagttcTGCCAAATGAAGCCCCTTCATGGCCCCCTCTGTCTGCTTAACTCCAGttattagaataaaataaagatgtatttgatctttttttggaagtgtttgCACTCTCTCTCtggaatacaaaaataaataaaaccctgcACTGTGGTAGCTGTGTTCTTCTGCCCCTACCCCAAGACAACTGAATTacttaaaacaaattttttaatatctgaatgttttttctttaaactcaTTCAAACTTTCATTCTGTTCTGCCACCTAACATACTGCATTGGAAATAGCTGTGGGATTTCTTgactgttaaagaaaaatacagtttcagtCTTCAGAGACTTTACTTGAGGTGGGTGGGCAAcatgcagatttaaaaaaaaaaaaaaaaaaagaaattatttaactttGACAATGATGTAAGGAGTAAGCGTGGATTGCCTTCCTCTGTgttatttctgcagtttcagagtatttaaaaagaaaattgaattaGCTTTGGATCAAAAATTAGATGTTACtgtgcagaggaaaacaagaaacaatGTGACTCAGTGCAGTCCTTACAGTGTCCTTGGCCTGGCCTGAGGAGTCTTTGTACTATCgaaatttccagatttttttttttttagtttttattttatttatttttaaatcttaagaAGTGAACCAATCCTGAGGAAATGTTTAGTCCTGATCAGGCTGGTCTGTGAACTGAGGTCATGCTGCGTAAAAGCTGCACCACGAGTGAATAAAGGAAACCGTGCAAAGCCCCACTGCACCAGCTGACCTAACTCTCCCCCTGGACCAGCAAAACATGTTTGTTAGTAACACCAGAGGCAAAACCCCAGACACTTGGTAAACTCTTAATTTATCACCAACACTGCTGCCTGTTTTTTTGCAGacctgccccagcactgagctgtgtggCCACTCCACCTAGAGAAAGTCTCTTCCTGGAACTattcaacaacaacaacaacaacaataaaaaaaataaaaaaaaaagccatcctGACATTGATAATTCCCTGGAGGAGCAATTACTACTTAACAGGCTTCCTGAGCAGCTGATTatgttctgctgctgtccaAGGCCCTGCTGACCATGTGGATAATAATTTGATAACAAGGGAGCCTAATTAAATTAAGGGGCCATTTTCTACATCATAATATATTTGTAGGCAAGAGATTTGATCTGCAGAACATgatcttccttctctctgctgtctgcgttacaagcaaaaaaaaaaccatcccCCAACCTCTACCCCTGAACACTTTCACTTTTCATACAGCATTATCAGAAAGGagttttgctaaaaataaacatataacctggctcccttctcccctcactGCAAAGGGGCTGCAGTGCTCGTGCTCTGAAAGGTCAGGGTGACACCCTGGGAGGACGAAGGTGGCACCAGAGCAGTGACCTGGTGACAGTGCAGGCATTGGCTGCCTTCAGCCCAATCTTTTGGTAAAAGAGCCAGACTCAGTCTGCACAGTGCCACCCTTGGgacccacagccccagctgtgtgtgagcatcctcctcttcctccccaagTGGCCCACAGAGCACAAGGCTCCCAGGGAATAGAGCAAGAGGCACAGCAGCCTCCCAGAGAACAAAGTGTAAGATGACACATTTTGctagaggaaaaaaccccacaactaaACCAGTGCAGTTTTTGACCTGGTAACACCAAGCCCTGGTGCTTAAGCCCAGGAAATGCTGTTGGCAGCAGccccctggggaaggggagctgTTTGGCTGCTCCGAGCACGACGTGCTGTGTCGTATCATAACCGCCCTGACCACACCTAGTGAGTGCACCAGTCCTGCACACACACCCCGGTACTCCCGGCTCCGGAGCGGATCACAGCGGGATCAGCCCACAGCACAAACCCCCTGGAAGAGAGAAATCCAAGGGACAGCTGCAGAACAAAACTAGAGAGAAGCAGGACCTTGACACACTAGAGCCTGGGTAAGCAGTTCATTTCTTTATCTCTCCAGATAACCAGAAATCCCGTAAAGCCCGTGGATAGAAAACTTCAGTGCCTTGAACAACGGGGAAACCATggctgctttaaaaatgaaataattcctATACTATATACATGTGCCTGAGCTTAGAATGAAATGACTGAACTCTTTAACAACAGCCAAAAGTGAACTCTTTATCAGAAGacctctttaaaaaacattctaagtgacaggatgagaatTCAGTTTACTTTGGCTGGCTTTAGACCGCTTAGAAGAGAAATAATCCTTTTGGGTTTGCTTTATCTTAAGTCTCATTTTAAACTCCCTTTATGTGCTTGACCAAGagcacagatatttttcatCAGGCACAGCTGTgatcaaaatttaaaagaacatgTAAATCGGAGAGATGATAGAATTTTTTGGTGGATCTTCACAGCTTTAAGTCTAAGGAGCCAACGATTTTTGTGAAAGAGtttggatttaattttaaactatcAAGCAATTACTTCCAAAGCTACTTTAAAGtatgactttaaaataaagctataAGATGAATTCTAAAGCATTTTACCCCATGTCTCCCatttaaaggttatttttaacGTGAGATATAAATATTTGCCTGTTCAAACTTGTATTTAAGCCTCAGTTTTCGTCATTCTTAAACAAAAGGCTCAGTTTGTGCCAGTATTTCCATTAGATGCAATTATAGCATTAAATATTAATGGTGGCTTTCTTGGAGGAATTGACCACTTTGATCAGAACACGCTGTTGGTAATGCACCATCAGCGGCCACTCTGATCCTGAAGCTTCCTGGATCCCCAGCCGCTGCCACAGGGGAAAGATTCCAGGAG
This window contains:
- the VPS33A gene encoding vacuolar protein sorting-associated protein 33A isoform X2; amino-acid sequence: MAAHLSSGRVNLTALREAGRRELREFLDKCAGSKAIVWDEYLTGPFGLIAQYSLLKEHEVEKMFTLKPGRLPPADVKNIIFFVRPKLELMDIITDNVLREDRGRSPQRDFHILFVPRRSLLCEQWLKEQGVLGSFIHREQYSLDLIPFDGDLLSMESESAFKECYLESDQTSLYHAAKGLMTLQALYGTIPQIFGKGDCARHVANMMIRMKREFPGSQNSIFPVFDTLLLLDRNVDLLTPLATQLTYEGLIDEIYGIQNTYVKLPPEKFAPKKQGEGGKDLPTEPKKLQLNSAEELYAEIRDKNFNAVGSVLSKKAKIISAAFEERHHAKTVGEIKQFVSQLPHMQAARSSLANHTSIAELIKDITTSEDFFDNLTVEQEFMSGIDTDKVNNYIEDCIAQKHPLIKILRLVCLQSMCNSGLKQKVLDHYKREILQTYGYEHILTLNNLEKAGLLKPQTSGRNNYPTIRKTLRLWMDDVNEQREGALTCCSPRALSHRTPTTSRTCTAATPR
- the VPS33A gene encoding vacuolar protein sorting-associated protein 33A isoform X1, which gives rise to MAAHLSSGRVNLTALREAGRRELREFLDKCAGSKAIVWDEYLTGPFGLIAQYSLLKEHEVEKMFTLKPGRLPPADVKNIIFFVRPKLELMDIITDNVLREDRGRSPQRDFHILFVPRRSLLCEQWLKEQGVLGSFIHREQYSLDLIPFDGDLLSMESESAFKECYLESDQTSLYHAAKGLMTLQALYGTIPQIFGKGDCARHVANMMIRMKREFPGSQNSIFPVFDTLLLLDRNVDLLTPLATQLTYEGLIDEIYGIQNTYVKLPPEKFAPKKQGEGGKDLPTEPKKLQLNSAEELYAEIRDKNFNAVGSVLSKKAKIISAAFEERHHAKTVGEIKQFVSQLPHMQAARSSLANHTSIAELIKDITTSEDFFDNLTVEQEFMSGIDTDKVNNYIEDCIAQKHPLIKILRLVCLQSMCNSGLKQKVLDHYKREILQTYGYEHILTLNNLEKAGLLKPQTSGRNNYPTIRKTLRLWMDDVNEQNPNDISYVYSGYAPLSVRLAQLLARPGWRSIEEVLKMLPGPHFEERQQLPTGLQKKRQHGENRVTLVFFLGGVTYAEIAALRFLSQMEDGGTEYVIATTKLINGTTWIKSLMEKLEPAPF